A single window of Paenibacillus sp. SYP-B4298 DNA harbors:
- a CDS encoding MBL fold metallo-hydrolase, giving the protein MRIDAFALGPLQTNAYLISTEPDRKAIIIDPGMMPARLLAKVQELQLQVEAILLTHAHFDHMGGVEEVRKSCGCPVYVHDLEADWLTDARKNGSMRWSEMTEPLTTDPAEYSLDEGQLLKLIGLEFRVYHTPGHSPGSVSFLCGEHLFSGDVLFRQSVGRTDLPGGKERDLFDSIRGKLYTFAPHTRVYPGHGPQTTIGYEMENNPYVPAIR; this is encoded by the coding sequence ATGAGAATCGATGCATTTGCACTAGGGCCGCTGCAGACCAATGCCTATCTGATCTCTACCGAGCCGGATCGGAAGGCGATTATTATTGATCCCGGCATGATGCCGGCGCGATTGCTTGCCAAGGTACAGGAGCTGCAACTGCAAGTAGAGGCCATCCTGCTCACGCATGCCCACTTCGATCATATGGGCGGTGTGGAGGAGGTTCGCAAGTCCTGCGGATGTCCTGTCTATGTTCATGATCTGGAGGCGGATTGGCTGACCGATGCGAGGAAGAACGGTTCGATGCGCTGGAGCGAGATGACGGAACCGCTGACGACAGACCCAGCCGAGTATTCGCTCGATGAAGGGCAACTGCTGAAGCTGATCGGACTGGAATTCCGCGTCTATCATACACCAGGACATTCTCCGGGCAGTGTCAGCTTCTTGTGCGGGGAGCATCTGTTCTCCGGCGATGTGCTGTTCAGGCAATCTGTCGGTCGTACCGATCTGCCGGGGGGCAAGGAGCGCGACCTGTTTGATTCCATCCGTGGGAAGCTCTATACGTTTGCGCCGCACACGAGGGTGTACCCGGGCCATGGTCCGCAAACAACGATCGGCTACGAGATGGAGAACAATCCCTACGTTCCCGCCATCAGGTAA
- a CDS encoding O-antigen ligase family protein, whose protein sequence is MIKSGVSQAAGMLLLVALLAGAWRDGLYFDADYYGFAASLQLSAACLLVFSIAMGSVSPWGGRSCSRLRRSIPPWEGLLAGWPFLLSIAYLLHLSQEPVSMQHTISEALRWASSGAWFLLTCYAVSWRGGRLGLLLALQLTGGAIVWTGLGSWLGWLHLPKALLGSGNAQISALGYRLAGLFQYPNMLAVVLGSFFVWYLLQLVRPLPSGWHGNRRLPARLQVLLPALLLAPTQAALLLTESRGAWLITALGWLCALLVLRGGERAALLRCSAGSLLCAVLLCRVLVQQSPAVQGHVAPPAVSALVIALALGGAALLLALRQPLRQQPRSGRRVLASSAWSWGALAAAVGSALWLLPQALGGRLGSGQYETAGARRLLYEDALRLWRESPWLGFGGGAWRVQFERIQQQPYVGSRVHSAYLDILLDLGAVGLALLAVALLLTLIAVSRRTAFIWTLPPLVLLAHGAIDLDNAFGFYWMLLLAYLALYMLPQEAAGGSGQVQSRVNNTLIDEERPIEVDDPVCRPPACPSRERKRSEREAWDTGPGVASTVDEEAGVHRSGRWRRLAKRTGLAVLALGLLLGAGIALRLHLAQAAYEEASRLPLSQRLERLERSLRLNPYEQQSRLALAPLLAPAARLELLEDGLRYSPQSSDLLWELGIGHAESGAWEQAAHYMELALQRDRYNKERQTRAVIEMEKLARQLAMEEKQQESGYAASAALALYARYEQLARELAERSHTANDRRFELTLLAQQYAEYSRGLLQGAK, encoded by the coding sequence ATGATTAAAAGCGGAGTTTCCCAAGCTGCCGGCATGCTGCTGCTTGTCGCTCTTCTGGCAGGAGCCTGGAGGGACGGCTTATACTTCGATGCGGATTATTATGGGTTTGCGGCCTCGCTTCAGCTATCCGCAGCGTGCTTGCTCGTCTTCAGCATCGCAATGGGCAGTGTCAGCCCATGGGGCGGAAGGTCTTGTTCACGGCTGCGACGCAGTATTCCGCCATGGGAGGGGCTGCTTGCAGGCTGGCCATTTCTGTTATCCATTGCCTATCTGCTGCATCTGTCTCAAGAGCCGGTATCCATGCAGCATACGATCTCGGAGGCGCTGCGCTGGGCAAGCAGCGGCGCCTGGTTCCTGCTGACCTGCTATGCGGTCTCGTGGAGGGGCGGCAGGCTTGGCCTGCTGCTGGCGCTTCAGCTTACCGGAGGGGCAATCGTCTGGACGGGTCTTGGGAGCTGGCTTGGGTGGCTCCACCTTCCGAAGGCACTGCTAGGCAGTGGCAATGCACAGATCTCTGCGCTTGGGTATCGACTGGCGGGCTTGTTTCAGTACCCGAACATGCTGGCCGTTGTGCTGGGCAGCTTCTTCGTCTGGTATCTGCTGCAGCTTGTGCGCCCGCTGCCAAGCGGATGGCATGGCAATAGACGCCTCCCAGCGCGACTGCAGGTACTGCTCCCGGCGCTTCTGCTAGCGCCGACACAGGCGGCGCTGCTGCTGACCGAATCGCGCGGCGCCTGGCTCATCACCGCCCTCGGCTGGCTGTGCGCGCTGCTGGTACTGCGCGGAGGGGAACGCGCTGCCTTGCTGCGTTGCTCAGCGGGCTCGCTGCTCTGCGCGGTGCTGCTCTGCCGCGTGCTGGTGCAGCAGAGCCCCGCTGTGCAGGGGCACGTCGCACCGCCTGCGGTCAGCGCGCTCGTCATTGCGCTGGCGCTGGGTGGCGCCGCGTTGCTGCTAGCACTGCGCCAACCGCTGCGCCAGCAGCCGCGCAGCGGCCGCCGCGTGCTCGCCAGCAGCGCTTGGAGCTGGGGCGCGCTCGCCGCAGCGGTCGGATCAGCGCTCTGGCTGCTGCCGCAGGCGCTGGGCGGGCGTCTTGGCAGCGGCCAATATGAGACAGCCGGCGCGCGACGGCTGCTCTATGAGGATGCGCTGCGGCTCTGGCGCGAATCACCGTGGCTAGGCTTCGGCGGCGGCGCCTGGCGTGTGCAGTTCGAGCGCATCCAGCAGCAGCCCTATGTCGGCAGCAGAGTGCACAGCGCTTATCTGGACATCCTGCTCGATCTTGGCGCAGTTGGTCTGGCGCTGCTGGCGGTAGCCCTGCTCCTTACTCTCATCGCGGTGAGCCGCCGCACCGCCTTCATCTGGACGCTGCCGCCGCTGGTGCTGTTGGCGCATGGCGCGATCGATTTGGACAATGCCTTCGGCTTCTACTGGATGCTGCTGCTGGCTTATCTCGCCCTGTATATGCTTCCGCAGGAGGCCGCAGGCGGCAGTGGACAAGTCCAATCGCGCGTGAATAATACGCTAATAGATGAGGAAAGGCCGATAGAGGTGGATGACCCGGTATGCCGGCCTCCAGCCTGCCCATCCCGTGAACGCAAGCGCTCTGAAAGGGAAGCATGGGATACCGGGCCGGGTGTCGCTTCTACTGTGGATGAAGAGGCTGGCGTGCATCGTTCTGGCAGGTGGAGGCGGCTCGCTAAGCGAACGGGTCTGGCCGTGCTGGCGTTAGGGCTGCTCCTGGGCGCGGGGATCGCGCTCCGTCTGCATCTGGCGCAGGCGGCTTATGAGGAGGCGAGCCGTCTGCCGCTGTCGCAGCGGCTGGAGCGGCTGGAGCGCTCCCTGAGGCTGAATCCCTACGAGCAGCAGAGTCGGCTGGCACTCGCGCCGCTGCTTGCGCCGGCTGCCCGCCTTGAGCTGCTTGAGGATGGCCTGCGATACTCCCCGCAATCGTCCGACCTGCTATGGGAGCTGGGGATAGGCCATGCGGAATCGGGCGCCTGGGAGCAGGCAGCGCACTACATGGAGCTGGCGTTGCAGCGCGATCGTTATAACAAGGAACGGCAGACGAGGGCTGTTATCGAGATGGAGAAGCTGGCTCGACAGCTCGCCATGGAAGAGAAGCAGCAGGAGTCCGGCTATGCCGCCTCTGCAGCGCTTGCCTTGTATGCGCGCTATGAGCAGCTCGCACGCGAGCTGGCGGAACGTTCACATACTGCCAATGACCGGCGGTTTGAGCTGACGCTACTGGCTCAGCAATATGCGGAATATAGCAGGGGGCTGCTGCAGGGAGCCAAGTAA
- a CDS encoding HD-GYP domain-containing protein: MRRVNIGSVRSGERLAKPVLRENGHVLLGLGVELNDRFIDRLRDMGVDYVFIEDHVTDDIMPEEVIREETRKNAVDSVYKTMNSIMDNPATKGRAVAPELGRTFRNVFGQILQDLMGRREVLVNLESIHTSDAYLFQHSVNVAVLAGIIGLAKGYNRNQLEDLGIGALLFDVGMTQVPQELLKKKAALTKEEMQVVQKHTVEGFNLLRHQYDLSLLSAHCALQHHERYDGTGYPRGLKKDEIHEYAQIVAIADVYDALTSPRPHRPRYTPSEAIEYLFAAGNSYFDVNLIRLFCKHISIYPIATTIQLNSGQIGVVSANDSLAVHRPTVRIIQEADGTKVKEPYEIDLKDSLHLMISKVL, encoded by the coding sequence ATGAGAAGAGTGAATATCGGGTCAGTCCGGTCGGGAGAACGGCTGGCCAAACCAGTTCTGCGGGAGAACGGACACGTTCTGCTAGGTTTGGGGGTGGAATTAAATGATCGCTTTATCGATCGACTTCGTGATATGGGGGTCGATTATGTATTCATTGAGGATCATGTAACGGATGACATTATGCCGGAGGAGGTTATTCGCGAGGAGACGCGCAAAAATGCAGTGGATTCTGTGTATAAGACGATGAATTCCATTATGGATAACCCGGCGACCAAGGGAAGAGCTGTGGCTCCAGAGCTTGGACGCACCTTTCGCAATGTGTTCGGGCAAATCCTGCAGGATCTTATGGGGCGTCGAGAGGTACTGGTCAATCTGGAATCGATTCATACCAGTGATGCGTACCTGTTTCAGCATTCTGTTAATGTTGCTGTACTGGCGGGTATTATCGGACTCGCCAAAGGCTATAACCGCAATCAGCTTGAGGATCTGGGCATCGGGGCGTTGTTGTTCGATGTGGGCATGACCCAGGTGCCTCAGGAGCTGCTGAAGAAGAAGGCAGCGCTCACGAAAGAGGAAATGCAGGTCGTGCAAAAGCACACAGTCGAGGGCTTTAATCTGCTTCGCCACCAGTATGATCTATCGCTGCTGTCGGCACACTGCGCGCTACAGCATCATGAGCGCTATGACGGGACAGGCTATCCGCGAGGCTTGAAGAAGGACGAGATTCATGAGTATGCCCAGATTGTCGCCATTGCAGATGTGTATGACGCGCTGACATCGCCGCGTCCACATCGCCCGCGCTATACGCCGTCCGAGGCGATCGAATATTTATTCGCTGCAGGTAATTCATACTTTGACGTCAACCTGATTCGCCTGTTTTGCAAGCATATCTCGATTTATCCGATTGCAACGACCATACAGCTTAATTCGGGTCAGATCGGAGTCGTCAGTGCAAATGATTCATTGGCTGTCCATCGCCCGACGGTGCGCATTATTCAGGAGGCGGATGGGACGAAGGTGAAGGAGCCGTATGAGATTGATCTGAAGGACAGTCTCCATCTGATGATCTCCAAGGTTCTCTAG
- a CDS encoding DUF6483 family protein — protein sequence MFQRDYLMRMIHQMSEAMGKIMGLRQQRESKEALELIDELLDRYFRLNSRLLESLSPEDIIHLMTRSGNIDYPSLQAIGLLLRERAAICEDEGEEERAAALRARALHLFLRCSLDRSGTTAADPDEEAQELERLLAPYKLPEPLGRHLLRWHEVNGRLAKAEDLLYELLEDGALEAVEAQRFYRRLEQLEDEQLEAGGLSRSEIREATEQLELQWNQQGV from the coding sequence ATGTTCCAACGAGATTACCTGATGCGGATGATACATCAGATGAGTGAGGCGATGGGAAAGATCATGGGGCTGCGCCAGCAGCGGGAGTCCAAGGAAGCGCTGGAGCTGATTGATGAGCTGCTTGACCGCTATTTCCGTCTGAATTCCCGGCTGCTGGAGTCACTGTCGCCTGAGGACATCATTCATCTGATGACCCGCAGCGGCAACATCGATTATCCAAGCCTGCAAGCAATTGGTCTTCTGCTCAGGGAGAGGGCCGCGATCTGCGAGGATGAGGGAGAGGAAGAGCGGGCGGCTGCGCTCAGGGCGCGGGCGCTGCATCTATTTCTCCGCTGCTCGCTGGATCGCTCCGGTACGACCGCTGCCGACCCGGACGAGGAAGCGCAGGAGCTGGAGCGGCTGCTTGCGCCCTATAAGCTGCCGGAGCCGCTCGGCCGGCATCTGCTGCGCTGGCATGAGGTGAATGGGCGACTCGCCAAGGCAGAGGATCTGCTGTATGAGCTGCTGGAGGACGGCGCTCTGGAGGCGGTGGAGGCGCAGCGGTTTTATCGCCGCCTGGAGCAGTTGGAGGATGAGCAGTTGGAGGCAGGCGGTCTGTCGCGCAGCGAAATCCGTGAGGCAACGGAGCAACTGGAATTGCAATGGAATCAACAAGGAGTGTAG
- a CDS encoding alpha/beta fold hydrolase, producing MRKTTLTDQYIRLKNGFRLAYYDSGSAAGHLKTVVLLHGFCGSSAYWADLLPQLKEVARVVVPDLRAHGVSEPQNGQVYEMESFAADILELLDHLELKQAALIGHSMGGYIALAALEKYPQRLNGLALLHSTALADSDAAKDNRDKAVQTIKQEGIRPFIDNLVPKLFAPLHLEEMPELVQHVKAIGYETSSQGAAAAALGMKARPDRTALLRNAAVPVLLAAGAQDQIVPIDSTLHTAEGQPKVYTHIAEGAGHMGMLEAADSIAEAVQRFIGVL from the coding sequence ATGAGGAAAACAACATTAACTGACCAATATATTCGACTGAAAAATGGATTCAGACTTGCTTACTACGATAGCGGCAGCGCTGCAGGTCATCTGAAAACTGTGGTGCTGCTGCATGGATTCTGCGGAAGCTCTGCCTACTGGGCCGATCTGCTCCCGCAATTGAAGGAGGTTGCGCGAGTCGTCGTCCCTGATCTGCGCGCACATGGCGTATCCGAGCCCCAGAACGGGCAGGTGTACGAGATGGAGAGCTTTGCGGCCGATATATTGGAGCTGCTCGACCATCTAGAGCTGAAGCAGGCAGCGCTGATTGGGCATTCGATGGGCGGTTACATTGCTCTGGCCGCGCTGGAGAAGTATCCGCAGCGGCTCAACGGCTTGGCGCTGCTGCATTCGACGGCGCTGGCGGATAGCGATGCCGCCAAGGACAACCGAGACAAGGCGGTGCAGACGATCAAGCAGGAGGGAATTCGCCCCTTCATCGATAATCTGGTGCCGAAGCTGTTTGCTCCGCTCCATCTGGAGGAGATGCCTGAGCTGGTGCAGCATGTGAAGGCTATCGGCTACGAGACTTCATCTCAAGGGGCTGCTGCTGCTGCGCTCGGTATGAAGGCGCGGCCCGACCGGACGGCCCTGTTAAGGAATGCAGCAGTGCCTGTACTGCTAGCTGCCGGAGCCCAAGATCAGATTGTCCCGATTGATAGCACGCTGCATACTGCAGAAGGTCAGCCTAAGGTGTATACGCATATTGCCGAGGGAGCCGGGCACATGGGTATGCTGGAGGCTGCGGATTCGATTGCAGAAGCGGTACAGAGGTTTATAGGGGTCTTATAG
- a CDS encoding thioredoxin family protein — MSKQVANKLDKGISPKQFMDTMVRNKDTFVSLYDEFAWPNEEEKAFFESLNNRDDLRCLILMAEWCGDVVKNIPVVFRALEISGVPTEVLIKEEHQDTMEQFLTMGGEAVPIVIFADTGGYVLGQWGPRPAHVQEAMTAFKLANPDRAAADYQEKLAEARQEMGRRYGEGTGYQAVILKELRELISSF, encoded by the coding sequence ATGAGCAAGCAGGTTGCGAATAAATTAGACAAAGGCATCAGCCCCAAGCAGTTTATGGATACGATGGTGCGCAATAAGGATACTTTTGTTTCGCTCTATGACGAATTTGCATGGCCTAACGAGGAGGAGAAGGCTTTTTTTGAGTCGCTGAATAACCGCGATGATCTGCGCTGCCTCATTCTGATGGCCGAATGGTGCGGGGATGTCGTCAAGAACATCCCGGTTGTATTCCGCGCGCTGGAGATTAGCGGCGTGCCGACCGAGGTGCTGATCAAGGAAGAGCATCAGGATACGATGGAGCAATTTTTGACGATGGGCGGAGAGGCCGTGCCGATCGTCATCTTCGCTGATACGGGCGGTTATGTACTGGGACAGTGGGGGCCGCGTCCAGCCCATGTTCAGGAGGCGATGACAGCGTTCAAGCTGGCGAACCCGGATCGCGCTGCGGCGGATTATCAGGAGAAGCTGGCGGAGGCGCGCCAGGAGATGGGACGCCGTTATGGCGAAGGCACGGGGTATCAGGCAGTTATTCTGAAAGAGCTGCGAGAGCTTATCTCGTCATTCTGA
- a CDS encoding DedA family protein has translation MDWISDVLHSLLLWVESLGAFGIFLGLMLEVIPSEIVLAYGGYLVSQGNVSFVMAIVFGTLGAIGQNWVLYAIGRFGGRPIVDKYGKYLKIKQKHVDVAEGWFKKYGAGIVFTARFVPVMRQVISIPAGMARMNFGLFTLLTALASLPWSIMFVYLGMQLGDRWEQIDEVAGPYIKPFVIVALALAILYFLIKYLRSRSKTI, from the coding sequence ATGGACTGGATATCAGATGTATTACATAGTTTATTGTTGTGGGTGGAGAGTCTGGGAGCGTTCGGAATCTTTCTGGGACTGATGCTGGAGGTTATTCCGAGCGAGATCGTGCTGGCCTACGGAGGCTACCTCGTCTCTCAGGGCAATGTATCGTTTGTGATGGCGATTGTATTCGGCACACTTGGAGCGATAGGACAGAACTGGGTGCTCTACGCCATCGGCAGATTCGGTGGAAGGCCTATTGTGGACAAGTATGGAAAGTACTTGAAGATTAAGCAAAAGCATGTCGATGTGGCTGAGGGATGGTTCAAAAAGTATGGCGCAGGCATTGTGTTTACCGCTCGCTTCGTGCCGGTTATGCGCCAGGTAATCTCGATCCCCGCTGGCATGGCAAGAATGAACTTCGGGTTGTTTACACTGCTGACAGCGCTCGCTTCGCTTCCATGGTCAATTATGTTCGTCTATTTGGGGATGCAACTGGGCGACCGCTGGGAACAGATTGATGAGGTGGCTGGGCCATACATTAAGCCTTTTGTTATTGTCGCGCTTGCACTTGCTATCCTCTATTTCCTCATTAAGTATTTGCGTAGCCGCAGTAAAACTATCTAA
- a CDS encoding class I SAM-dependent methyltransferase — MDNWQQQVQQWFEQHSLHQATLSQPRRKDAGYPLRTMIRPVSLKGTLHYQFEYHEQSKVTHDNLLPQEAARRAAELLEQSYRQALFKTSEADVQLLLSKKGKAALLRKPATTSAKQLPLEHNRKKRYVLEEGTPVRFLIELGIMTSDGKVHAKKQDKFRQINRFLEIVSDVLPHLPTDRQLTIVDFGCGKSYLTFALYHLLVHIHQFDIRIVGLDLKADVISLCSSLAERLGYSGLEFKHGDIAEYEGHAQVDMVVTLHACDTATDAALIKAVHWDASVILSVPCCQHELYGQIESETMTPLLSHGLLKERFAALATDALRTQLLEVVGYKTQVLEFIDPEHTPKNLMIRAFKSPGPDRRSKWEEYVRFRDSIQASPYMERHLGDRLPKL, encoded by the coding sequence ATGGATAATTGGCAGCAGCAGGTACAGCAATGGTTTGAACAGCACAGTCTCCATCAGGCAACGCTTAGCCAGCCACGCCGCAAGGACGCAGGTTATCCGCTTAGGACGATGATTCGTCCAGTCAGCCTGAAGGGGACGCTGCATTATCAATTTGAGTATCACGAGCAAAGCAAGGTGACACATGACAATCTGCTGCCGCAGGAGGCCGCCCGCAGAGCGGCAGAGCTGCTGGAGCAAAGCTATCGGCAAGCGCTGTTCAAGACCAGTGAGGCGGATGTGCAGCTTCTGCTTAGCAAGAAGGGGAAGGCTGCGCTTCTGCGCAAGCCTGCAACAACATCGGCTAAGCAGCTTCCTCTTGAGCATAACCGGAAGAAGCGTTATGTGCTGGAGGAGGGGACGCCCGTCCGTTTCCTGATTGAATTGGGCATTATGACAAGCGATGGGAAGGTCCATGCCAAGAAGCAGGATAAGTTCCGGCAGATTAACCGGTTTCTGGAGATCGTATCCGATGTGCTGCCTCATCTGCCGACGGACAGGCAACTGACGATTGTTGACTTTGGATGCGGCAAGTCGTATCTGACCTTTGCGCTGTATCATTTGCTGGTACATATTCATCAGTTCGACATCCGAATTGTCGGTCTGGATCTGAAGGCGGATGTTATCTCGCTATGCTCCAGCCTGGCTGAGCGGCTTGGCTACAGCGGATTGGAATTCAAGCATGGCGATATTGCAGAGTATGAAGGGCACGCGCAGGTTGATATGGTCGTTACGCTTCATGCTTGCGATACAGCGACGGATGCGGCCCTAATCAAGGCGGTACACTGGGATGCATCCGTTATTCTGTCTGTGCCATGCTGCCAGCATGAGCTGTATGGTCAGATTGAGAGCGAGACGATGACTCCCTTACTGTCGCACGGCTTGCTGAAGGAGCGATTCGCTGCGCTGGCAACGGATGCCCTGCGCACTCAGTTGCTTGAGGTGGTAGGGTACAAAACTCAGGTGCTGGAGTTTATTGATCCGGAGCACACGCCGAAAAATCTGATGATTCGGGCATTCAAGTCACCTGGCCCTGACCGCCGCAGCAAGTGGGAGGAATATGTTCGGTTTCGCGACAGCATTCAAGCTTCGCCCTATATGGAGAGGCATCTTGGCGACCGTCTGCCTAAGCTCTAG
- a CDS encoding cupredoxin domain-containing protein: protein MSKIWIVSKRQLRAVGLISLTVLLATGYLLWSSKDSPASGTMSSEQVFHLVTGEFKTTTDSGEELEVYRFDPGTLYIRRGQPVQLNITGVNGKIHPFVIEGLNIQGEVRKGKITTVRFTADQPGTYPIVCLTHTELKNGGPMIGYLVVQ, encoded by the coding sequence ATGTCCAAGATATGGATTGTTAGCAAAAGACAACTTCGAGCCGTTGGCCTGATCTCGCTCACGGTTCTGCTGGCAACGGGCTACCTGCTCTGGAGCAGCAAGGATAGCCCGGCATCCGGTACGATGTCAAGCGAGCAAGTCTTTCACCTCGTCACCGGAGAATTCAAGACAACAACAGACAGCGGGGAAGAACTGGAGGTCTATCGATTCGACCCAGGTACACTCTATATCCGCAGAGGACAGCCAGTGCAGCTCAACATCACCGGCGTGAACGGCAAGATACATCCGTTCGTCATTGAAGGGCTGAATATTCAAGGCGAGGTGCGTAAGGGCAAGATTACTACCGTGCGTTTCACCGCCGACCAGCCGGGCACCTACCCGATTGTGTGCCTCACCCACACAGAGCTCAAGAACGGCGGGCCGATGATCGGCTATCTCGTCGTACAGTAA
- a CDS encoding dehydrogenase codes for MKPSNEKHKPHYPTARNIRRACSNELYRTIKRLKLYVPKEKADQAETLYYRKVLLNLQWITEHHSNRKLLADWWDEHVSEEIAELWGVDRSRLCSAFRESFGG; via the coding sequence ATGAAGCCATCAAATGAAAAGCACAAGCCGCACTACCCGACGGCTCGCAACATTCGCCGCGCCTGCAGCAACGAGCTGTACCGCACGATCAAGCGGCTGAAGCTCTATGTGCCCAAGGAAAAAGCAGACCAGGCAGAGACGCTGTATTATCGCAAGGTGCTGCTCAATCTGCAATGGATTACCGAGCATCACAGCAACCGCAAGCTGCTCGCAGACTGGTGGGATGAGCATGTTAGCGAGGAGATTGCCGAGCTATGGGGCGTTGACCGCTCCAGGCTGTGCAGCGCATTTCGCGAATCCTTCGGAGGGTAG
- a CDS encoding histidine kinase N-terminal 7TM domain-containing diguanylate cyclase: MFAIIFLLNTITVLHKVYLVFHFLMMLWPISQFAVSTTENPMMQLVYLKISFVGLSLLGLGWLIFVFYLSGQSYLVTRKTLFWFSVPGMLSAAGVLFNPGGWFVQAIDGAFRQRQYGPLFWFTMFSLLLYVMVSLYHLYISSRTAKTARQRLQFGMAAVGMMIICVFACADIVVNVLMEEKFTQVNGLTSWGIVLCGLYFLIAIQGYKVFHVVQLDQKDVFDSMSTGIIVLDEHGIVVDINSVLRPLFNLRPGDILDMSRFLAPLHIVGNMDVFLSKYEQRSPEGAQVEITLGNDTHMSIYTAPIFDSNTLLLGRIITFQDITELRRQVDVTQRQNEVLLERNRALILMQDELYKTNQMLEQMAVTDSLTGCYNRRYLMQQLEHEVMTNMRYQIPFAIFLFDIDLFKNVNDRFGHIIGDEVLSSTAAVVKKALRRTDILARYGGEEFSVYLPHTNQEQAMLLAQRVKEAVEFNIIQPGQGNQPIGVTISLGMLAIDKGGRISVDNPKAYLRELFSEADAALYEAKNGGRNRIVSMYRKA, from the coding sequence ATGTTTGCCATCATATTTCTGCTAAATACCATCACAGTTTTACATAAGGTCTACCTGGTATTCCATTTCCTTATGATGCTGTGGCCAATCAGCCAATTCGCAGTTTCGACAACGGAAAATCCTATGATGCAGCTCGTTTATTTGAAGATTTCTTTTGTCGGCCTGTCCCTGCTTGGACTGGGGTGGCTGATTTTTGTATTTTATTTAAGCGGGCAGTCCTATCTGGTGACGAGAAAAACACTCTTCTGGTTCAGTGTGCCCGGTATGCTATCGGCGGCGGGGGTGCTATTCAATCCGGGTGGCTGGTTTGTTCAAGCGATTGATGGAGCATTCAGGCAGCGGCAGTATGGGCCGCTCTTCTGGTTCACTATGTTTTCATTGCTGCTGTATGTGATGGTATCGCTCTATCACTTGTATATCTCTTCCCGCACAGCGAAGACGGCAAGGCAACGGCTGCAGTTCGGGATGGCCGCTGTCGGCATGATGATCATATGTGTGTTCGCTTGTGCCGATATTGTAGTCAATGTGCTCATGGAGGAGAAGTTCACTCAGGTTAACGGCCTGACTTCATGGGGAATCGTTCTCTGCGGGCTATACTTTCTCATTGCTATCCAGGGCTACAAGGTGTTCCACGTAGTACAGTTGGATCAGAAAGATGTGTTTGACAGCATGAGCACAGGAATCATCGTGCTGGATGAGCATGGAATTGTAGTAGACATCAACTCGGTGCTCAGGCCGTTGTTCAATCTGCGACCAGGCGATATTTTGGATATGTCCCGCTTCTTGGCGCCCTTGCATATTGTCGGGAATATGGACGTATTTCTGTCAAAGTACGAGCAGCGCAGCCCGGAGGGAGCGCAGGTCGAGATTACGCTGGGCAATGATACGCATATGTCCATTTATACAGCGCCGATATTCGATTCGAACACGCTGTTGCTCGGCCGGATTATTACCTTTCAGGATATTACGGAGCTTCGTCGTCAGGTAGACGTTACACAACGCCAGAATGAGGTGCTGCTGGAGCGCAACCGGGCGTTGATATTAATGCAGGACGAGCTATATAAAACGAACCAAATGCTGGAGCAAATGGCGGTAACAGATAGCTTGACCGGCTGCTATAACCGACGCTATCTGATGCAGCAACTGGAGCATGAAGTGATGACGAACATGAGATACCAGATTCCATTTGCGATCTTTCTGTTTGATATCGACCTGTTCAAAAATGTCAATGACCGATTCGGGCATATTATCGGCGATGAGGTATTGTCCAGCACGGCTGCGGTTGTCAAAAAGGCGCTGCGCCGGACGGATATTTTAGCCCGCTATGGCGGGGAAGAATTCTCTGTTTATCTGCCCCATACCAATCAAGAGCAGGCGATGCTGCTTGCACAGCGCGTGAAGGAGGCCGTGGAATTCAATATTATTCAACCTGGACAAGGCAATCAACCGATCGGAGTGACGATCAGTCTTGGCATGCTGGCTATCGACAAGGGAGGACGCATCTCTGTTGATAATCCGAAGGCGTATCTGCGGGAGCTGTTCTCTGAAGCTGATGCGGCCTTATATGAAGCAAAGAACGGTGGACGAAATCGGATCGTCTCCATGTACAGAAAAGCATGA